The Lactuca sativa cultivar Salinas chromosome 2, Lsat_Salinas_v11, whole genome shotgun sequence genome includes a window with the following:
- the LOC111904828 gene encoding geraniol 8-hydroxylase, with amino-acid sequence MISFTMSSWMEVISMKIELTFTVITLLAISFAVLLHKSRKTTSRLPPGPCGLPLLGYLPFLGPNLHLEFTKMAKRFGPIFKLQLGSKTYIIVNSSDLAKVVVNENDDIFANRDPPVAALILSYGGKDITWSDNNPYWRNMRKVFVHEVLSNKNLEASSSFRRAGVRKTIKHVYERMGTDLDFGVIAFSTSLTVISSMVWGKSVDEEEESSNNLWGGFREVMSGVMDIVGEANVSDFFPVLTRFDLQGVQRKMKQQFEKFDAILQRIIDERMSIKHKESTEQHGRKDFVQILLELKQQNTESSFSLTQIKAFLVDFFIAGTDTTTVMAEWTMTEVLKHADVMKKIQEELEQVVGEHNIVEESHLAKLRYLDAVIKETFRLHPALPLLVVRSPSRSCMVDGYTVPKGSNVYLNVWAIHRDPQYWENPLEFDPNRFLNLDGTTKFNYNGLNTNFLAFGSGRRRCPGLPLGEKMLMYLLASLLHSFNWTLPDEKEHELPDKFGVVLKKGNPLIAIPSQRFAHKNLYME; translated from the exons ATGATATCATTTACCATGTCATCGTGGATGGAAGTTATAAGTATGAAAATCGAGCTCACTTTCACAGTTATCACTTTGTTAGCCATTTCATTCGCTGTTTTACTTCACAAGTCCCGGAAGACCACATCACGGTTGCCTCCGGGACCTTGTGGTTTACCGTTGCTAGGGTACCTTCCATTTCTTGGCCCCAACTTGCACCTTGAATTCACAAAAATGGCTAAACGTTTTGGCCCCATTTTCAAACTCCAACTCGGAAGTAAAACCTACATCATCGTCAACTCCTCAGATCTTGCTAAAGTTGTCGTCAACGAGAATGATGATATCTTTGCCAACCGAGACCCTCCGGTGGCTGCCCTAATCCTCTCATATGGTGGAAAAGATATAACCTGGTCTGATAACAACCCATACTGGCGTAACATGCGTAAAGTGTTTGTGCATGAAGTATTGAGCAACAAGAACCTTGAAGCTTCAAGCTCTTTCCGGCGAGCTGGAGTGAGAAAAACCATCAAGCATGTGTACGAAAGAATGGGGACTGATCTAGACTTTGGTGTGATCGCGTTCTCAACGTCACTAACTGTGATAAGCAGCATGGTATGGGGGAAAAGTGTGGATGAAGAGGAAGAAAGTAGTAATAATCTTTGGGGTGGATTCCGAGAAGTTATGTCAGGGGTAATGGATATTGTGGGAGAGGCGAACGTGTCGGACTTTTTTCCGGTGCTGACGAGATTCGATTTACAAGGGGTGCAGCGAAAAATGAAGCAGCAATTTGAGAAGTTCGATGCAATCCTCCAGAGGATAATCGATGAAAGAATGAGCATTAAACACAAAGAGTCAACGGAGCAACATGGAAGAAAAGATTTCGTGCAAATCTTACTTGAGCTTAAACAACAAAATACCGAATCTTCATTTAGCCTTACGCAAATAAAAGCTTTTCTCGTG GATTTTTTTATCGCAGGCACTGACACAACAACAGTAATGGCAGAATGGACAATGACGGAGGTATTAAAACATGCAGACGTAATGAAAAAGATACAAGAGGAACTAGAACAAGTTGTAGGCGAACACAACATTGTAGAAGAATCTCATCTTGCAAAACTACGTTACCTAGATGCAGTCATTAAGGAAACATTCCGTTTACACCCTGCACTTCCACTCTTGGTAGTTCGATCTCCGAGTAGATCGTGCATGGTTGATGGATACACAGTTCCAAAGGGTTCTAATGTGTATTTGAATGTCTGGGCAATACATAGAGATCCTCAATATTGGGAGAATCCTTTAGAATTTGATCCAAATAGATTTCTAAACCTCGATGGAACAACCAAGTTCAATTATAATGGACTGAATACAAACTTTCTCGCTTTTGGATCTGGTAGAAGAAGGTGTCCTGGGCTTCCCTTGGGCGAGAAGATGCTCATGTATCTTTTGGCTTCATTGTTGCACTCGTTCAACTGGACTTTGCCTGATGAGAAAGAGCACGAGCTTCCCGATAAATTTGGCGTTGTCTTGAAGAAAGGAAATCCACTCATAGCTATTCCTTCTCAGAGGTTTGCACACAAAAATCTCTATATGGAATAG